One part of the Ornithodoros turicata isolate Travis chromosome 2, ASM3712646v1, whole genome shotgun sequence genome encodes these proteins:
- the LOC135385762 gene encoding uncharacterized protein LOC135385762 isoform X2 translates to MTGSAGNLLTGTVIPLLVMVIVPNFLVCLIYFVVSYGSSFEKTPEVSLVGIWVDAWTLSSFGSLQTWTFLVGLATYAVLSVILLPGKAYYGPISAGHAPKYYRNGFLYYIITMVIAGYIILYQDVRCWSLYLMLPTLVVRLTIMGTVACFLLYLKGRYAPSLGESSTSGHSISDFFWGLEKHPRLLGGTVDVKQCINSRFGMMLWQLIVLVCWKASVEDKGWNSAMTTSALLQTVYIARFFWWEDGYMHSLGITEDRAGFCIIYGCMVGVPTLYPLTAVCLVEQKWSADLLLSLLNFVLGVSAIVLNYWADYQRQVARATNGKCTIWGHPPRIIKATYRDSFGKQKISLLLVSGFWSWSRHPNYFFEILSALLWSVPAGFRSVIPYTYLVYLTVCLIHRSHRDDAKCCMKYKAYWKEYCWLVRYRMVPFIF, encoded by the exons ATGACGGGAAGTGCCGGCAACCTTCTCACAGGAACTGTTATACCTCTGCTGGTGATGGTTATAGTACCAAACTTTCTCGTGTGCCTTATATACTTCGTAGTGTCGTATGGCTCATCATTCGAAAAAACGCCTGAAGTTTCCCTCGTCGGAATCTGGGTGGACGCCTGGACCTTGTCCAGCTTTGGTAGCCTCCAGACGTGGACATTCCTTGTTGGTCTTGCAACGTACGCTGTGTTATCAGTAATCCTTCTGCCGGGAAAAGCATATTACGGTCCCATTAGTGCTGGCCATGCACCAAAATACTACAGGAATGGCTTTCTCTACTATATCATTACAATGGTCATAGCAGGTTACATCATCCTCTACCAGGACGTTCGATGCTGGTCTCTATACCTCATGCTACCAACGTTAGTCGTACGCCTGACGATTATGGGTACAGTGGCATGTTTCCTCTTGTACTTGAAAGGAAGATACGCTCCCTCACTGGGCGAGTCCAGCACCAGTGGTCACTCAATCTCCGATTTTTTCTGGGGCTTGGAGAAACACCCCCGCCTGCTTGGTGGAACAGTGGATGTAAAACAGTGTATAAATAGTCGATTTGGAATGATGCTGTGGCAGCTCATTGTGTTGGTGTGCTGGAAGGCGTCCGTGGAAGATAAAGGATGGAACTCTGCAATGACGACGTCAGCTCTTCTGCAAACTGTGTACATTGCGAGGTTCTTCTGGTGGGAGGACGGATACATGCATAGCCTAGGCATCACTGAAGACAGAGCAG GCTTCTGTATTATCTATGGTTGTATGGTAGGCGTTCCAACGTTATATCCGCTCACTGCTGTTTGCCTTGTGGAACAGAAGTGGAGTGCTGACCTGTTGCTTTCCCTGCTGAATTTCGTGTTGGGCGTCTCTGCCATTGTTCTCAACTATTGGGCTGACTACCAGCGTCAGGTGGCAAGAGCAACCAATGGCAAGTGCACCATTTGGGGCCACCCCCCGCGAATCATCAAGGCCACCTACAGAGATTCATTCGGCAAGCAGAAGATAAGTCTGCTGTTGGTGTCTGGCTTCTGGTCTTGGAGTCGCCACCCAAATTACTTCTTCGAGATTCTGTCGGCTTTATTATGGAGCGTGCCTGCTGGATTCAGATCTGTAATCCCGTACACATATCTTGTATACCTAACCGTGTGTCTCATACACAGAAGCCATCGTGATGACGCGAAGTGCTGCATGAAGTACAAGGCGTATTGGAAGGAATATTGCTGGCTAGTGAGATACAGAATGGTACCGTTTATTTTTTAG
- the LOC135384863 gene encoding scoloptoxin SSD976-like, whose translation MNIDKHRKTSSLQVTELCIRLNVQPQRLSVHTALCPQKKQQDENLGFAGIPLRRSLGYYGEPNGTILQAISPEEVRQIIELHNMLRNRLAAGNLPGFPPAANMLRLEYDGEVARLAQVHSQSCIFQHGCNGCGNMGQFVGQNLYLAPRGTWTNALNTWWDEYKRTNSAIVRSYVFSASNGHFTQMAWARTTKVGCGATDCPRLGGRYMVCNYSPGGNIIRQPIYQQGSACSQCPSGSSCGTTGFADSLCERSGFYSNAYESELPEEYITLFNATWSFGNGMARLPTHLRLK comes from the exons ATGAACATAGATAAACATAGAAAGACATCATCCCTCCAAGTAACCGAACT ATGCATTCGACTTAACGTGCAGCCACAACGGCTCTCTGTCCATACGGCTCTCTGTCCTCAGAAGAAACAGCAGGATGAGAATCTG GGTTTTGCTGGCATTCCTTTGCGTCGTTCACTGG GGTACTACGGCGAACCCAATGGAACCATCCTTCAAGCCATATCTCCGGAAGAAGTAAGGCAGATCATTGAACTCCACAACATGCTTCGGAACCGCCTGGCGGCGGGGAACTTACCTGGCTTCCCACCGGCAGCTAATATGCTTCGATTG GAGTACGACGGAGAAGTTGCTCGGCTAGCACAGGTCCACTCCCAGAGCTGTATCTTCCAACATGGTTGCAATGGCTGTGGAAACATGG GCCAGTTCGTCGGTCAGAATCTGTACCTGGCTCCTCGAGGCACCTGGACCAATGCTCTCAATACCTGGTGGGATGAGTACAAGCGAACCAACAGTGCGATTGTCCGGAGCTACGTTTTCTCTGCAAGTAACGGGCATTTCACCCAG ATGGCATGGGCAAGAACTACGAAAGTAGGCTGTGGCGCCACTGACTGCCCTCGACTTGGTGGTCGCTATATGGTATGCAACTATAGCCCAGG GGGGAACATCATTCGTCAGCCGATATACCAGCAAGGAAGTGCGTGCTCGCAGTGCCCCAGCGGGTCCTCTTGTGGAACAACTGGATTTGCAGATAGCCTATGTG AAAGATCGGGATTCTACAGCAATGCGTATGAAAGTGAACTTCCGGAAGAATACATCACGCTGTTCAACGCCACATGGAGTTTTGGAAACGGCATGGCCCGTTTACCAACTCATCTAAGGCTGAAATGA
- the LOC135385762 gene encoding uncharacterized protein LOC135385762 isoform X1 yields the protein MLSWLQRIGKMTGSAGNLLTGTVIPLLVMVIVPNFLVCLIYFVVSYGSSFEKTPEVSLVGIWVDAWTLSSFGSLQTWTFLVGLATYAVLSVILLPGKAYYGPISAGHAPKYYRNGFLYYIITMVIAGYIILYQDVRCWSLYLMLPTLVVRLTIMGTVACFLLYLKGRYAPSLGESSTSGHSISDFFWGLEKHPRLLGGTVDVKQCINSRFGMMLWQLIVLVCWKASVEDKGWNSAMTTSALLQTVYIARFFWWEDGYMHSLGITEDRAGFCIIYGCMVGVPTLYPLTAVCLVEQKWSADLLLSLLNFVLGVSAIVLNYWADYQRQVARATNGKCTIWGHPPRIIKATYRDSFGKQKISLLLVSGFWSWSRHPNYFFEILSALLWSVPAGFRSVIPYTYLVYLTVCLIHRSHRDDAKCCMKYKAYWKEYCWLVRYRMVPFIF from the exons ATGTTGAGTTGGCTCCA GCGCATTGGGAAAATGACGGGAAGTGCCGGCAACCTTCTCACAGGAACTGTTATACCTCTGCTGGTGATGGTTATAGTACCAAACTTTCTCGTGTGCCTTATATACTTCGTAGTGTCGTATGGCTCATCATTCGAAAAAACGCCTGAAGTTTCCCTCGTCGGAATCTGGGTGGACGCCTGGACCTTGTCCAGCTTTGGTAGCCTCCAGACGTGGACATTCCTTGTTGGTCTTGCAACGTACGCTGTGTTATCAGTAATCCTTCTGCCGGGAAAAGCATATTACGGTCCCATTAGTGCTGGCCATGCACCAAAATACTACAGGAATGGCTTTCTCTACTATATCATTACAATGGTCATAGCAGGTTACATCATCCTCTACCAGGACGTTCGATGCTGGTCTCTATACCTCATGCTACCAACGTTAGTCGTACGCCTGACGATTATGGGTACAGTGGCATGTTTCCTCTTGTACTTGAAAGGAAGATACGCTCCCTCACTGGGCGAGTCCAGCACCAGTGGTCACTCAATCTCCGATTTTTTCTGGGGCTTGGAGAAACACCCCCGCCTGCTTGGTGGAACAGTGGATGTAAAACAGTGTATAAATAGTCGATTTGGAATGATGCTGTGGCAGCTCATTGTGTTGGTGTGCTGGAAGGCGTCCGTGGAAGATAAAGGATGGAACTCTGCAATGACGACGTCAGCTCTTCTGCAAACTGTGTACATTGCGAGGTTCTTCTGGTGGGAGGACGGATACATGCATAGCCTAGGCATCACTGAAGACAGAGCAG GCTTCTGTATTATCTATGGTTGTATGGTAGGCGTTCCAACGTTATATCCGCTCACTGCTGTTTGCCTTGTGGAACAGAAGTGGAGTGCTGACCTGTTGCTTTCCCTGCTGAATTTCGTGTTGGGCGTCTCTGCCATTGTTCTCAACTATTGGGCTGACTACCAGCGTCAGGTGGCAAGAGCAACCAATGGCAAGTGCACCATTTGGGGCCACCCCCCGCGAATCATCAAGGCCACCTACAGAGATTCATTCGGCAAGCAGAAGATAAGTCTGCTGTTGGTGTCTGGCTTCTGGTCTTGGAGTCGCCACCCAAATTACTTCTTCGAGATTCTGTCGGCTTTATTATGGAGCGTGCCTGCTGGATTCAGATCTGTAATCCCGTACACATATCTTGTATACCTAACCGTGTGTCTCATACACAGAAGCCATCGTGATGACGCGAAGTGCTGCATGAAGTACAAGGCGTATTGGAAGGAATATTGCTGGCTAGTGAGATACAGAATGGTACCGTTTATTTTTTAG